The following coding sequences lie in one Microbacterium sp. XT11 genomic window:
- a CDS encoding ABC transporter ATP-binding protein: MNALEIDDLNVAYGRTRVVESVSLRVPKGRTVGLVGESGSGKSTIAAAAVGLVRPESGSIRIDGVEAAGRGRAAHRARRRMQLVFQDPFSALDPLMPIGDSIAEALRATGRRWTRAERVARVRELLALVHLDPDRADERPAAFSGGQRQRITIARALAGEPSVLIADEVTSALDVSVQGAILNLLREVQQELGLSMLFISHNLAVVRYISDEVCVMRHGRLVEAGPTEQLLAPPADPYTRDLLDAVPVLGERMRFA; the protein is encoded by the coding sequence GTGAACGCACTGGAGATCGACGACCTGAACGTCGCCTACGGCCGCACGCGCGTGGTGGAGTCGGTGAGCCTGCGGGTGCCGAAGGGACGCACGGTGGGCCTGGTCGGCGAGTCGGGCTCGGGCAAGAGCACCATCGCGGCGGCTGCGGTGGGGCTCGTGCGGCCCGAGTCCGGATCGATCCGCATCGACGGTGTCGAGGCGGCGGGGCGCGGACGTGCCGCGCACCGCGCGAGGCGCCGGATGCAGCTGGTGTTCCAGGATCCGTTCTCGGCCCTCGACCCGCTCATGCCGATCGGCGACTCCATCGCCGAGGCGCTGCGGGCGACCGGGCGCCGCTGGACCCGTGCCGAGCGCGTCGCCCGCGTGCGGGAGCTCCTCGCCCTCGTGCATCTCGATCCCGATCGGGCGGACGAGCGGCCCGCGGCGTTCTCGGGCGGGCAGCGCCAGCGCATCACCATCGCCAGGGCGCTCGCCGGTGAGCCGTCGGTGCTCATCGCCGACGAGGTGACGAGCGCGCTCGATGTGTCGGTGCAGGGGGCGATCCTCAACCTGCTGCGCGAGGTGCAGCAGGAGCTGGGGCTGTCGATGCTCTTCATCTCGCACAACCTCGCCGTGGTGCGCTACATCAGCGACGAGGTGTGCGTGATGCGCCACGGCCGGCTGGTCGAGGCCGGCCCCACCGAGCAGCTGCTCGCGCCCCCCGCCGATCCCTACACGAGGGACCTGCTCGACGCGGTCCCGGTTCTCGGCGAGAGGATGCGGTTCGCATGA